In one window of Gossypium hirsutum isolate 1008001.06 chromosome A01, Gossypium_hirsutum_v2.1, whole genome shotgun sequence DNA:
- the LOC107914853 gene encoding myosin-binding protein 2 — MAANKFATMLHKNTNRITLILVYVLLEWILIVLLLLNSLFSYLIIKFADYFGLKRPCLWCSRLDHIFEPSKYNKSYRDLVCDGHANEISKLGFCSNHRKLSESRDMCEDCLSSSPSENGGDEVMENGDEDFKCSCCGVMVEKKWNLPCFMIKPSWEVLDYPQEGNLITEGGEKVEGIIADEGNASDGIRSDFVADDHKDEQMIEENKRVGIISDDEGIEQKEVEKEEFSYFVSSFDCNQVAANGDEADVVIEKDQSSVDEGDLTVSMADQGLTQVACAKEESPEILNKHLEFYIGGDDCHLIPVELMDSTAMRSQKIYKFTEEDEDVAGTGDVILDFDLQQPGTPVELVVENGCSSAEKVTPLSPHVSKEETIDVVDEPMEPNGKEGFSTPAVEQDLMEKEDDQHVATTQANMPPLNEADDVQPNATTREEEINLDVNQAISIGTDVVQFKETIEDIQMQHLYECTQGDPSTSSELHADADRGSKDVEEETMQQLKTATFESETSDQPMKNHLSLSSELNDIEEDKVPDTPTSIDSLHLLHKKLLLLDRKESGTEDSLDGSVFSDIEGGDGVLTVDKLKSELKTERKALNALYRELEEERSASAVAANQTMAMINRLQEEKAAMQMEAVQYQRMMEEQSEYDQEALQILNELMVKREKEKAELEKELEIYRKKVQDHEAKERMMMLRRRKDDSIRSASSASCSNAEDSDGVSVDLNHESKEEDSFENHQIREDVNQNTPADAVLYVEESLANFEEERLSILEQLKVLEEQLISLNDEEEQQHFEDIKSVEYLYEDNGNGFHEIHNFSHETNGVANGHFKGVNGKHHQDKIIPMATKAKRLLPLFDATDAETEEKILNGHENGFDSVALQHTIPELENKMITIEEEVDHVYERLQALEADREFLKHCISSLRKGDKGIYLLQEILQNLRDLRSVELRVRSNGNAAI, encoded by the exons ATGGCAGCCAACAAATTTGCTACCATGTTGCATAAAAACACTAATAGGATCACTCTTATTCTTGTCTACGTCTTACTAGAATGGATTCTGATCGTTCTCCTCCTTTTGAATTCACTGTTTTCTTACCTGATCATCAAGTTTGCTGATTACTTTGGTCTTAAAAGGCCCTGCCTTTGGTGTTCTAGGCTTGATCATATCTTTGAGCCATCAAAGTACAACAAATCATATAGAGATCTTGTGTGTGATGGCCATGCCAATGAGATTTCTAAATTGGGTTTTTGTTCAAATCATCGAAAACTCTCTGAATCTCGAGATATGTGTGAGGATTGCTTGTCCTCGTCGCCGTCGGAAAATGGTGGTGATGAAGTGATGGAAAACGGCGATGAGGATTTCAAGTGTTCTTGTTGTGGTGTCATGGTGGAGAAAAAGTGGAATCTTCCTTGTTTCATGATTAAACCTTCCTGGGAGGTTTTGGATTATCCCCAGGAAGGAAATTTAATCACTGAAGGTGGAGAAAAAGTTGAGGGCATTATTGCAGATGAGGGTAATGCTTCAGATGGAATCAGATCAGATTTTGTGGCTGATGATCATAAAGATGAACAGATGATTGAAGAAAACAAGAGAGTTGGCATCATTTCTGATGATGAAGGTATTGAACAAAAGGAAGTGGAAAAAGAGGAGTTTTCATATTTTGTTTCTAGTTTTGATTGCAACCAAGTGGCTGCTAATGGAGATGAAGCCGATGTGGTTATAGAGAAAGATCAATCATCAGTGGATGAAGGAGACTTAACTGTGTCAATGGCTGACCAGGGGTTAACTCAAGTCGCTTGTGCCAAAGAGGAGTCTCCTGAAATTCTGAACAAGCATCTGGAGTTTTACATCGGGGGGGATGACTGCCATTTGATTCCAGTTGAATTGATGGATTCTACTGCTATGAGAAGCCAAAAAATATACAAGTTCACAGAGGAAGATGAAGATGTTGCTGGTACAGGAGATGTTATTTTGGACTTTGATTTGCAGCAACCTGGGACACCAGTGGAGTTGGTTGTGGAGAATGGTTGCAGTTCAGCGGAGAAAGTGACACCCCTTTCACCCCATGTGAGTAAAGAGGAAACCATTGATGTAGTGGATGAACCAATGGAGCCTAATGGCAAGGAGGGCTTTTCAACTCCTGCAGTGGAGCAAGATTTGATGGAGAAGGAAGATGATCAACATGTTGCTACCACTCAAGCAAATATGCCCCCCTTGAATGAGGCTGATGATGTGCAACCAAACGCCACAACAAGAGAAGAGGAAATCAATTTAGATGTTAATCAAG CAATATCAATAGGGACAGATGTTGTGCAATTTAAGGAAACAATTGAAGATATTCAAATGCAACATTTATATGAATGCACACAAGGAGATCCCTCAACCAGTTCTGAATTACATGCAGATGCTGATCGTG GCTCCAAGGATGTTGAGGAAGAAACAATGCAGCAGCTGAAAACTGCAACATTTGAGAGTGAGACTAGTGACCAACCAATGAAAAACCATCTATCATTATCTTCAGAGCTTAATGATATTGAGGAAGATAAAGTTCCGGATACACCAACTTCCATTGACAGTCTCCATCTGTTGCACAAGAAATTGTTATTGCTTGACAGAAAAGAATCCGGAACCGAAGATTCCTTGGATGGAAGTGTTTTCAGTGACATTGAGGGTGGTGATGGGGTACTGACTGTTGACAAGTTGAAATCAGAATTAAAAACTGAAAGGAAAGCTTTAAATGCATTGTATAGAGAGCTTGAGGAAGAGAGGAGTGCTTCTGCGGTGGCTGCAAATCAAACAATGGCAATGATAAATAGGCTTCAAGAAGAGAAAGCAGCAATGCAGATGGAAGCGGTGCAGTACCAGAGGATGATGGAAGAACAGTCCGAGTATGACCAGGAAGCCTTGCAGATTCTGAATGAGCTTATGGTCAAGAGGGAGAAAGAGAAGGCAGAGCTCGAAAAGGAACTTGAGATATATCGCAAGAAGGTGCAGGATCATGAGGCcaaagagagaatgatgatgctgagaagAAGGAAAGATGACAGCATTCGAAGCGCAAGTTCTGCGTCTTGCAGTAATGCTGAGGACAGTGATGGAGTATCAGTTGATTTGAATCATGAATCAAAGGAAGAAGATAGCTTCGAGAACCATCAAATTCGAGAGGATGTTAACCAGAATACCCCTGCTGATGCAGTTTTGTATGTAGAGGAATCATTGGCTAACTTCGAGGAGGAGAGGCTATCCATTCTAGAGCAACTGAAGGTCTTGGAAGAGCAATTGATTTCATTGAATGATGAAGAGGAACAACAACATTTTGAGGATATAAAATCAGTTGAGTATTTGTACGAAGACAATGGTAATGGCTTCCATGAGATTCATAATTTCAGCCATGAAACAAATGGGGTTGCCAATGGTCATTTCAAGGGAGTGAATGGGAAGCATCACCAAGACAAAATAATTCCCATGGCTACCAAGGCAAAGAGACTTCTCCCACTTTTTGATGCCACCGATGCAGAAACTGAAGAAAAGATACTGAATGGACATGAAAACGGTTTTGATTCTGTTGCCTTGCAACATACGATACCTGAACTCGAGAACAAAATGATCACAATAGAGGAAGAAGTGGACCATGTTTATGAAAGATTACAAGCACTCGAGGCAGATAGGGAGTTTCTAAAACATTGTATCAGCTCCTTGAGGAAAGGAGATAAAGGGATCTATCTACTTCAAGAGATTTTACAAAATCTTCGCGATTTGAGGAGTGTCGAACTTCGAGTAAGGAGTAATGGGAATGCTGCTATATAG